In Rhodobacteraceae bacterium LMO-JJ12, a single window of DNA contains:
- a CDS encoding DMT family transporter: MTLFGFSLVLFAAICHASWNFLVKRINAGPELVFLFSALSVVIYLPLAIWYGAAIFTFTAIHYLFLFGTVLLHTGYFVMLNWGYRHGALSIVYPTARSTGPLLSVTFAVLVLGEIASWQAVAGGALIVFGVLMLGGGLSAKRGDGTLKSLGFGLIVGALIGSYTVWDAYAVATLLIPPLLMDWFSNLGRALLMAPVAYRRRAALALLWHNHWHEALLVAVISPLAYILVLYAMTFTPVLYVAPLRETSVLLAVLLGSWLLHEGDLARRLKWACVILVGVALLATG; the protein is encoded by the coding sequence ATGACGCTGTTCGGCTTCTCCCTCGTTCTTTTCGCAGCCATTTGCCATGCCAGCTGGAATTTCCTGGTCAAACGGATCAATGCCGGTCCCGAGTTGGTGTTCCTGTTCTCGGCGTTATCGGTCGTGATCTACCTGCCGCTGGCCATCTGGTATGGTGCGGCGATTTTCACGTTCACAGCCATCCACTATCTCTTCCTCTTCGGGACGGTCTTGTTGCACACCGGCTATTTCGTGATGCTCAATTGGGGCTATCGCCACGGCGCGCTCTCCATCGTCTACCCCACGGCGCGCTCCACCGGGCCGCTGCTATCCGTCACATTCGCGGTGCTGGTGTTGGGCGAGATTGCCTCCTGGCAGGCGGTCGCAGGCGGCGCACTGATCGTGTTTGGCGTCCTGATGCTGGGCGGCGGCCTGAGCGCCAAACGCGGCGATGGCACGCTCAAGTCGCTGGGTTTCGGGCTCATCGTCGGTGCGCTGATCGGCTCCTACACGGTCTGGGATGCTTACGCCGTCGCGACCCTGCTGATCCCGCCCCTCCTGATGGACTGGTTTTCCAACCTGGGGCGCGCCCTCCTCATGGCGCCAGTGGCCTATCGTCGACGCGCGGCACTCGCCCTGCTCTGGCACAATCATTGGCACGAGGCCCTGCTGGTCGCGGTTATCTCGCCGCTGGCCTATATCCTGGTGCTTTATGCCATGACCTTCACACCGGTGCTCTACGTCGCACCTTTGCGCGAAACCTCGGTCTTGCTGGCGGTGCTGCTGGGCTCATGGCTCCTGCACGAGGGGGATCTGGCGCGCCGCCTCAAATGGGCCTGCGTGATCCTCGTCGGCGTCGCCCTTCTGGCCACGGGCTAA
- a CDS encoding cytochrome-c peroxidase, protein MVHIMRKWVTVGILSLQASLSLAAELPNPVTHSDIPDIPFSTILLGRDLFFDPILSGNRNIACATCHHVALGSADGVALAVGEGGTGLGTSRHGQPDYGARAHIPRNAPALFNLGAPEFTVLFHDGRVAADPNARMGVAMPEGATLERPVPNTLAAQALMPLTSPEEMAGSPGENPIADLVAAGRIRGPNGAWQKLTERVEAVPSYRSRFDAIIGAHEPLHITDITTAIARFIAFEFASTDSPFDAYLSGRRHALTPPQKRGLDLFYGNAGCSGCHSGPYLTDHAFHAIGMPQIGPGKGDGARFSDQGRAAVTGDSNDLYRFRTPSLRNVAFTAPYGHSGAYASLEEVVRHHLSPRDSLLAYDARQTVLPGLDQPDGARPPTPDAQEIARIADAIELPPVQLSDPEIADILSFLDALTDLHAATGRLGAPAMVPSGLAIDKLTLH, encoded by the coding sequence ATGGTTCATATCATGCGCAAGTGGGTCACCGTCGGCATTCTGTCTCTCCAAGCCAGCCTCTCACTGGCAGCCGAACTTCCAAACCCGGTGACCCACTCGGATATCCCCGACATCCCGTTTTCCACCATCCTTCTCGGCCGCGATCTGTTTTTCGATCCGATCCTTTCGGGCAATCGCAACATTGCCTGTGCCACCTGCCATCATGTCGCGCTGGGGTCGGCCGATGGCGTGGCCCTTGCGGTGGGCGAAGGCGGCACTGGCCTTGGCACGTCGCGCCATGGGCAACCCGACTATGGCGCGCGCGCTCATATCCCGCGCAACGCACCGGCGCTGTTCAATCTTGGCGCGCCCGAATTTACCGTCCTGTTTCATGATGGCCGCGTCGCTGCCGACCCGAACGCGCGCATGGGCGTTGCCATGCCCGAAGGTGCCACGCTGGAACGCCCGGTGCCCAACACGCTCGCCGCGCAGGCGCTTATGCCGCTCACCAGCCCCGAAGAAATGGCTGGCAGCCCTGGGGAAAACCCGATTGCCGATCTCGTCGCTGCGGGCCGCATCCGTGGCCCCAATGGCGCCTGGCAGAAGCTGACCGAACGAGTCGAGGCCGTGCCGAGCTATCGCAGCCGCTTTGACGCGATCATAGGGGCGCACGAACCGCTGCACATTACCGATATCACAACCGCCATCGCCCGCTTCATCGCCTTTGAGTTCGCCAGCACCGACAGCCCATTTGACGCCTACCTCTCGGGTCGACGCCACGCGCTCACCCCGCCACAAAAACGCGGACTCGACCTCTTTTATGGCAATGCGGGCTGTTCGGGCTGTCACTCCGGCCCCTACCTCACCGATCACGCCTTCCACGCCATCGGCATGCCCCAGATTGGACCGGGCAAAGGGGATGGTGCCCGGTTTTCGGATCAGGGCCGCGCCGCCGTGACCGGGGATTCGAACGACCTCTATCGTTTCCGCACGCCCAGTCTGCGCAATGTCGCCTTCACCGCGCCCTATGGTCATTCCGGCGCCTATGCGAGCCTCGAAGAGGTGGTGCGTCACCATCTTTCGCCCCGCGACAGCCTGCTTGCCTATGACGCGCGCCAAACCGTTCTGCCCGGCCTCGACCAGCCCGATGGCGCGCGCCCCCCAACCCCGGACGCCCAAGAAATCGCCCGCATCGCTGACGCCATTGAACTGCCCCCCGTGCAACTGAGCGACCCCGAGATTGCCGATATTCTGAGCTTTCTTGACGCGCTCACGGATCTTCATGCCGCCACCGGGCGGCTTGGCGCGCCTGCAATGGTGCCCTCGGGGCTGGCCATCGACAAACTCACCCTGCACTGA
- the trmFO gene encoding methylenetetrahydrofolate--tRNA-(uracil(54)-C(5))-methyltransferase (FADH(2)-oxidizing) TrmFO: protein MDTLHIIGGGLAGSEAAWQAAHQGIRVVIHEMRPHVETFAHKSGNLAEMVCSNSFRSDDSEQNAVGLLHWEMRAAGGLIMEMADLHRLPAGGALAVDREAFSEAVTARLTAHPLISVEHGEITSLPATGHWIIATGPLTSSALGEAIQAETGTDRLAFFDAIAPIVYADSINMDIAWRQSRYDKGETEDEQKAYLNCPMNRDQYEAFIDALLAADKTEFHDGETAKYFDGCLPIEVMAERGRETLRHGPMKPVGLTNAHNPTEKAYAVVQLRRDNALGTLYNIVGFQTKMKYGAQTDVFKMIPGLEDASFARLGGIHRNTFINSPTLLDDQMRLRSKPNIRFAGQITGVEGYVESAAMGLLAGRMAAQEIKGRTLPAPAPETATGALITHISGGADAKTFQPMNVNFGLFPPVDGLKGGRRGRKDRYKAYTDRAKAHWQSWLDAQSAE, encoded by the coding sequence ATGGACACACTACATATCATCGGAGGCGGGCTGGCCGGATCAGAAGCCGCCTGGCAAGCCGCACATCAGGGCATCCGCGTGGTCATTCACGAAATGCGCCCGCATGTCGAAACTTTCGCCCATAAATCCGGTAATCTGGCCGAAATGGTCTGTTCCAACTCCTTCCGCTCGGATGACAGTGAACAAAACGCCGTCGGCCTACTGCATTGGGAAATGCGCGCAGCCGGTGGGTTGATCATGGAAATGGCCGATCTGCATCGCCTGCCCGCCGGCGGTGCTCTGGCAGTTGATCGCGAGGCGTTTTCCGAGGCCGTGACCGCACGCCTCACCGCCCATCCGCTGATCTCCGTCGAGCATGGCGAAATCACCTCCCTGCCCGCAACGGGCCATTGGATCATCGCCACCGGCCCGCTTACCTCCTCTGCCCTCGGAGAAGCCATACAGGCCGAGACCGGCACCGACCGTCTGGCGTTTTTCGACGCAATCGCCCCCATCGTCTATGCCGACAGCATCAACATGGACATCGCCTGGCGCCAGAGTCGCTATGACAAGGGCGAGACGGAAGACGAGCAAAAGGCCTATCTCAACTGCCCGATGAACCGGGATCAATACGAAGCCTTCATCGACGCGCTTCTCGCTGCCGACAAAACCGAATTTCACGACGGCGAGACCGCCAAGTATTTCGACGGTTGCCTGCCGATCGAAGTCATGGCCGAACGTGGGCGCGAAACCCTGCGCCACGGCCCGATGAAACCCGTAGGCCTGACCAACGCCCATAACCCGACCGAGAAAGCCTATGCCGTGGTGCAACTGCGCCGCGACAATGCGCTTGGCACGCTCTACAATATCGTCGGCTTTCAAACCAAGATGAAATACGGCGCGCAAACCGATGTTTTCAAAATGATTCCCGGACTTGAGGATGCCAGTTTCGCACGCCTCGGCGGGATTCACCGCAATACGTTCATCAACTCGCCCACGCTTCTGGATGATCAGATGCGCCTGCGCTCCAAACCCAACATCCGTTTTGCTGGGCAAATCACCGGCGTCGAGGGCTATGTCGAATCCGCCGCCATGGGCCTTCTGGCCGGGCGAATGGCAGCGCAGGAAATCAAGGGGCGCACCCTGCCCGCACCGGCCCCCGAAACCGCGACAGGCGCGCTCATCACCCATATTTCGGGCGGTGCCGACGCCAAGACATTTCAACCGATGAACGTCAATTTCGGCCTCTTCCCGCCGGTCGATGGCCTCAAGGGCGGGCGGCGTGGCCGCAAGGACCGCTACAAGGCCTATACCGACCGTGCCAAGGCGCATTGGCAATCCTGGCTAGACGCACAGTCGGCGGAGTGA
- the gluQRS gene encoding tRNA glutamyl-Q(34) synthetase GluQRS: MTFSTRFAPSPTGPLHLGHAYSALLAYDMAQAAGGIFHLRIDDIDQSRARPEWQAQIYDDLAWLGLTWPTPVRRQSDHLPAYRAALHHLWVRGLLYPCTCTRRDIEEAANAPQEGATPIGPDGRVYPGTCRPAHPPRGPLPDSALRLDMRRALGTLAAQALLPPLGFYEGGSGPEGEAGQITLSSDELIKNIGDVVLARATMGSSYHLSVVIDDAVQGITNVVRGQDLFSATAIHVVLQRLLQLPTPRYHHHGLIRDENGKRLAKRDDARAIATYRDAGLSPADIRVKIGL; this comes from the coding sequence GTGACTTTCAGCACCCGCTTCGCCCCATCCCCGACCGGCCCCTTGCATCTGGGCCACGCCTACTCGGCGCTTCTGGCGTATGACATGGCACAGGCGGCAGGCGGTATATTCCATCTGCGGATCGACGATATCGACCAGAGCCGCGCGCGCCCCGAATGGCAGGCGCAGATTTATGATGATCTTGCCTGGCTCGGCCTCACCTGGCCAACCCCGGTGCGCCGCCAATCCGATCACCTGCCCGCCTATCGCGCCGCGCTGCACCATCTTTGGGTGCGCGGATTGCTCTATCCCTGCACCTGCACCCGGCGCGACATCGAAGAAGCCGCCAACGCCCCACAGGAAGGCGCAACACCCATCGGCCCCGATGGACGCGTCTATCCCGGCACCTGCCGCCCCGCGCATCCGCCGCGCGGCCCTTTGCCCGACAGCGCCCTGCGCCTCGATATGCGCCGCGCCCTCGGCACGCTGGCCGCGCAAGCCCTGCTCCCGCCGCTCGGATTTTATGAGGGGGGCAGCGGGCCCGAGGGTGAGGCTGGCCAGATTACGCTATCGTCAGATGAGTTGATCAAAAACATCGGTGATGTCGTGCTCGCCCGGGCCACCATGGGCAGTTCGTATCACCTGTCAGTCGTGATCGACGACGCGGTTCAGGGCATCACCAATGTCGTGCGCGGACAGGATCTCTTCTCTGCCACAGCTATCCATGTGGTGCTGCAACGGCTCTTGCAACTGCCGACACCGCGCTATCACCACCACGGCCTGATCCGCGACGAGAATGGCAAACGGCTGGCCAAACGCGATGATGCTCGCGCCATTGCCACTTATCGCGACGCGGGGCTCTCCCCCGCAGATATCCGCGTCAAAATCGGTCTTTAG
- the hisI gene encoding phosphoribosyl-AMP cyclohydrolase encodes MKFDAENLTYDAQGLLPVIAQDAESGEVLMLAWMNAEAVARTLESGRVTYWSRSRAAFWVKGESSGHTQELVELRVDCDRDCLLAVVRQTGPACHTNRRSCFYTAIREGEEVEIMTPET; translated from the coding sequence ATGAAGTTTGATGCTGAGAATCTGACTTATGACGCGCAGGGGCTTTTGCCTGTCATTGCGCAGGACGCCGAAAGTGGCGAGGTATTGATGTTGGCCTGGATGAATGCTGAGGCGGTGGCGCGGACGTTGGAGAGTGGGCGTGTGACCTATTGGTCGCGCTCGCGTGCGGCGTTCTGGGTCAAGGGCGAAAGCAGCGGGCATACTCAGGAGTTGGTCGAGTTGAGGGTGGATTGCGACCGCGATTGTCTTCTTGCGGTAGTGCGTCAGACGGGGCCGGCCTGTCATACCAACCGGCGCAGCTGTTTCTATACGGCTATCCGCGAGGGCGAAGAAGTGGAGATCATGACGCCCGAAACATGA
- a CDS encoding iron-sulfur cluster assembly scaffold protein — protein sequence MSETDLIKLYSARILALAADIPHLDRLEAPDATVKRRAPLCGSTVTVDIKVKDGVISDFGQDVKACALGQASASVVGANIIGRSRDEVEAARDALLAMLKEDGPTPAAPFDGLEVLRPAREYKNRHASIMLTLEATLEAMDAALQSDCA from the coding sequence ATGAGCGAAACAGACCTGATCAAGCTCTACTCGGCACGCATCCTTGCGCTGGCGGCTGACATTCCGCATCTCGACCGGCTTGAAGCCCCCGACGCCACCGTAAAACGCCGCGCACCGCTCTGCGGCTCTACCGTGACTGTCGATATCAAGGTGAAGGACGGGGTGATCTCTGATTTTGGCCAGGATGTGAAAGCCTGCGCGCTCGGTCAGGCCTCGGCCAGCGTTGTCGGCGCGAACATCATTGGCCGAAGCCGAGACGAAGTCGAAGCCGCGCGCGACGCGCTCCTTGCCATGCTCAAGGAAGACGGCCCAACGCCTGCCGCGCCTTTCGATGGGCTCGAAGTGCTGCGCCCGGCGCGCGAATACAAAAATCGCCACGCCTCGATCATGCTGACGCTTGAAGCAACACTCGAAGCAATGGATGCCGCCCTCCAGAGCGATTGCGCCTGA
- the recG gene encoding ATP-dependent DNA helicase RecG, translating into MSGRPEPLFPLFADIETLEGVGKKTAEHLAQIDIVLPRDVLLTLPYSGVDRRRRDSVLDADLPGVVTVEVTVGQHRHATRRGGAYRITVEDAKTTFQLVFFHARDEYLNRMLPVGSRRVVSGKVELFDGIAQMVHPDHMLPPEEAGEIPEFEPVYPLTQGVTQKTMFKAAQSALARAPDLAEWIDPLQKAHAGWPDWLEALKAAHAPQDLGDLADTAPARERLAYDEFLAHQLTLALARSNLRKAKGRDSHGTGALQRKVLEALAYRPTDAQTRAINDIAADMGKPERMNRLLQGDVGAGKTLVAFMALLIAVEAGGQGVMMAPTEILARQHLEGLRPLAESAGVVLEILTGRDKGAERKAKLAALARGDIQILVGTHAVFQKDVEFHDLRLAIVDEQHRFGVRQRLELGRKGAGADVLVMTATPIPRSLSLAQYGDMDISILDEKPPGRQPIKTAMVSTGRIDEVVEHLRGAVAEGKQAYWVCPLVEESENVDLTAAEERFKQLRAALGEGVVGLVHGQMPGPEKDAAMKAFQRGETSVLVATTVIEVGVDVPGATIMVIERAEIFGLAQLHQLRGRVGRGSAASTCLLLYQAPLSESGERRLTTIRDSEDGFRIAEVDLEMRGAGDLIGTAQSGLPKFRIADMERQAALMAVAQSDARKLLSDDPTLEGERGQAARCLLWLMSQDQAIRLISVG; encoded by the coding sequence ATGAGCGGGCGCCCGGAGCCCCTTTTCCCGCTGTTTGCGGACATTGAGACGCTGGAAGGCGTGGGCAAGAAAACGGCCGAGCATCTGGCGCAGATCGACATTGTGTTGCCGCGTGATGTCTTGTTGACGCTGCCTTATTCCGGGGTTGACCGGCGGCGGCGTGATAGTGTGCTGGACGCGGATTTGCCGGGGGTTGTCACCGTAGAGGTCACGGTGGGCCAGCATCGTCATGCCACGCGGCGCGGTGGCGCCTATCGCATCACGGTCGAGGATGCAAAAACCACCTTTCAGTTGGTGTTTTTCCATGCGCGTGACGAGTATCTGAACCGGATGTTGCCGGTGGGGAGCCGTCGGGTGGTGTCGGGCAAGGTCGAGTTGTTTGATGGGATTGCGCAGATGGTGCACCCCGATCATATGCTGCCGCCCGAAGAGGCGGGGGAGATACCGGAGTTTGAGCCGGTTTATCCGCTGACCCAGGGCGTGACGCAGAAAACCATGTTCAAGGCGGCGCAATCGGCGCTGGCGCGCGCGCCGGATCTGGCCGAGTGGATTGACCCGCTGCAAAAGGCACATGCCGGTTGGCCTGATTGGCTTGAGGCGTTGAAGGCTGCGCATGCGCCACAAGACTTGGGCGATCTGGCGGACACGGCCCCGGCGCGTGAACGCTTGGCCTATGACGAGTTTCTGGCGCATCAGCTAACCTTGGCATTGGCGCGTTCAAACCTGCGCAAGGCCAAGGGGCGCGACAGCCACGGCACCGGCGCTTTGCAGCGCAAGGTATTGGAAGCGTTAGCTTATCGACCGACCGATGCACAGACGCGCGCGATCAATGACATTGCGGCGGATATGGGCAAGCCCGAGCGGATGAACCGGCTTTTGCAGGGCGATGTGGGCGCGGGCAAGACGCTTGTGGCGTTCATGGCGCTCTTGATCGCGGTGGAGGCCGGGGGGCAGGGTGTGATGATGGCGCCCACCGAAATTCTGGCGCGCCAGCATCTTGAAGGGCTGCGCCCGTTGGCGGAAAGTGCCGGTGTGGTTCTGGAGATCCTGACCGGGCGCGACAAGGGGGCCGAGCGCAAGGCCAAGCTGGCGGCGCTTGCACGGGGCGATATTCAGATTCTGGTGGGCACCCATGCGGTGTTTCAGAAGGACGTGGAATTTCACGATCTGCGGCTGGCGATTGTGGATGAACAGCACCGTTTCGGGGTGCGTCAACGGCTTGAGTTGGGCCGTAAGGGCGCGGGTGCGGATGTGTTGGTGATGACGGCTACGCCCATTCCGCGTTCGCTGTCACTGGCGCAATATGGTGATATGGACATTTCGATTCTGGATGAAAAACCGCCCGGCAGACAGCCGATCAAGACCGCAATGGTGAGCACCGGGCGGATCGACGAGGTGGTTGAGCATCTGCGCGGGGCGGTGGCCGAGGGCAAACAGGCCTATTGGGTTTGCCCGTTGGTGGAAGAGAGCGAAAATGTCGATCTGACGGCGGCCGAGGAGCGGTTCAAGCAGTTGCGCGCGGCCTTGGGCGAGGGGGTTGTCGGTCTGGTCCACGGGCAGATGCCGGGGCCGGAGAAAGACGCGGCGATGAAAGCGTTCCAGCGCGGCGAGACCAGCGTTTTGGTGGCCACGACCGTGATCGAGGTTGGGGTGGATGTGCCGGGTGCAACGATCATGGTGATCGAGCGGGCCGAAATTTTCGGGCTGGCGCAGTTGCACCAGTTGCGTGGCCGGGTCGGGCGAGGAAGTGCGGCTTCGACCTGTCTTCTGCTTTATCAGGCGCCGCTGAGCGAAAGCGGCGAGCGGCGGCTGACCACGATCCGGGATAGCGAAGACGGGTTTCGCATCGCCGAGGTCGATCTGGAAATGCGCGGCGCGGGTGATCTTATCGGGACGGCGCAATCGGGGCTGCCGAAGTTTCGTATCGCCGACATGGAACGGCAAGCGGCATTGATGGCCGTGGCGCAATCAGACGCGCGCAAGTTGCTGTCAGACGACCCAACATTGGAGGGGGAACGCGGCCAAGCGGCGCGCTGCCTGCTTTGGCTAATGAGCCAGGATCAGGCAATTCGTTTGATTTCAGTAGGTTAG
- the ligA gene encoding NAD-dependent DNA ligase LigA, producing METGVNGETPVDKLDEVTARAELARLAGLLGAANTAYHGEDAPQMSDADYDALKRRNAAIEARFPDLKRPDSPSEQVGAAPAGGFGKIAHTVRMLSLSNAFDNADVSEFDDSVRRYLGHTGGLEYTAEPKIDGVSLSLRYEDGKLVSAATRGDGAVGENVTANAREIGDIPQVLVGAPEVLEVRGEVYMSHADFEALNARALEAGDKAFANPRNAAAGSLRQLDAAITRARPLKFFAYAWGALSEPLAATQMKAIARLAELGFETNPLTRLCKGPEEMIAHYREIEAQRATLGYDIDGVVYKVNDLGLQHRLGFRSTTPRWAIAHKFPAELAWTRLEAIDIQVGRTGALSPVARLLPVTVGGVVVSNATLHNEDYIAGRARSGEEIRGGKDIRIGDWVQVYRAGDVIPKVADVDLTKRPEGAQPFEFPTICPECGSEAIREEGDAVRRCSGGMICPAQAVEKLKHFVSRKAFDIDGLGAKQIEAFYGDDQLPIREPADIFTLEARDKANLSKLKNRDGWGETSASNLFRAIEEKRRIGFARLLFALGIRHVGEVAAADIARHFGDWNAFVAAVDSARPAAQRYQLAEIAVQEERRNAADAGRRAKISEIRNAVWAQDPEIPADARAAWDELVNIEGIGATVALSLVTAFAQASERAGINRLIDELEVEKAEAPATSDSPVAGKTLVFTGTLEKMTRAEAKARAESLGAKVSGSVSAKTDLLIAGPGAGSKAKKAESLGVETIDEDAWIALIEGL from the coding sequence ATGGAGACGGGCGTGAACGGCGAAACACCGGTGGATAAGCTTGACGAGGTGACGGCGCGCGCTGAGTTGGCACGGCTGGCCGGGCTTCTGGGAGCGGCCAATACTGCCTATCACGGCGAAGATGCGCCGCAGATGTCGGATGCGGATTATGATGCGCTCAAACGGCGCAATGCCGCGATCGAGGCGCGCTTTCCCGATCTCAAACGACCTGACAGCCCCAGCGAACAGGTGGGCGCGGCCCCGGCAGGGGGCTTTGGTAAGATTGCCCATACGGTGCGTATGTTGTCGCTGTCCAATGCTTTTGACAACGCCGACGTGAGCGAGTTTGACGACAGTGTGCGCCGCTATCTCGGACATACGGGGGGGCTGGAATATACCGCCGAACCCAAGATTGACGGGGTCAGCCTGAGCCTGCGCTATGAGGATGGCAAGCTGGTCAGTGCCGCGACGCGCGGTGATGGGGCAGTGGGCGAGAATGTGACCGCCAATGCCCGCGAGATCGGCGATATTCCCCAGGTTTTGGTCGGTGCGCCCGAGGTGCTTGAAGTGCGCGGCGAGGTCTATATGAGCCATGCCGATTTCGAGGCGTTGAACGCGCGGGCGCTGGAGGCCGGAGACAAGGCTTTTGCCAACCCGCGCAACGCCGCCGCCGGGTCGCTGCGCCAGTTGGATGCTGCCATCACGCGCGCTCGGCCGTTGAAATTCTTTGCCTACGCATGGGGGGCGCTGTCCGAACCTCTGGCCGCCACGCAAATGAAGGCGATTGCGCGGCTGGCCGAGTTGGGGTTTGAAACCAATCCGCTGACCCGGCTTTGCAAAGGGCCAGAGGAGATGATTGCCCATTACCGCGAGATCGAGGCGCAACGCGCGACCTTGGGCTATGATATTGACGGGGTGGTTTACAAGGTCAACGATCTGGGGCTGCAACACCGTCTCGGCTTTCGCTCGACCACGCCGCGATGGGCGATTGCGCATAAATTCCCGGCGGAGCTGGCCTGGACGCGACTGGAAGCGATCGACATTCAGGTCGGGCGCACCGGGGCGTTGTCGCCGGTGGCGCGGCTCTTGCCGGTGACGGTGGGCGGCGTGGTGGTCAGCAATGCGACGCTGCACAACGAGGATTATATCGCCGGGCGTGCGCGCTCGGGCGAGGAAATACGCGGTGGCAAGGATATCCGCATCGGCGATTGGGTGCAGGTTTACCGCGCGGGCGATGTGATTCCGAAGGTCGCGGATGTGGATCTTACGAAACGGCCCGAGGGGGCGCAGCCGTTTGAATTTCCGACGATCTGTCCGGAGTGCGGATCGGAAGCGATTCGGGAAGAAGGCGATGCGGTGCGGCGTTGCTCTGGCGGCATGATTTGTCCAGCGCAGGCGGTGGAAAAGCTCAAGCATTTCGTGTCGCGCAAGGCGTTTGATATCGACGGATTGGGCGCCAAACAGATCGAGGCGTTTTACGGCGACGATCAGCTTCCCATTCGCGAACCGGCCGATATTTTCACGCTGGAAGCGCGAGACAAGGCGAACCTTTCAAAGCTGAAAAACCGCGATGGCTGGGGCGAGACTTCGGCCAGCAATCTGTTTCGTGCAATCGAGGAAAAACGCCGGATCGGTTTTGCGCGGCTGTTGTTTGCGCTTGGGATTCGGCATGTCGGTGAGGTGGCTGCGGCGGATATTGCGCGCCATTTTGGCGATTGGAATGCATTTGTTGCGGCGGTGGACAGCGCGCGCCCGGCGGCGCAACGCTATCAATTGGCTGAAATTGCCGTTCAGGAAGAGCGCCGCAATGCCGCAGATGCGGGGCGGCGGGCGAAGATTTCCGAGATACGAAATGCGGTCTGGGCGCAAGACCCTGAGATTCCTGCTGATGCGCGCGCTGCTTGGGATGAATTGGTCAATATCGAAGGCATCGGCGCAACGGTGGCTCTTTCGCTGGTAACGGCATTCGCACAGGCGTCTGAACGTGCGGGGATCAACCGGTTGATTGATGAACTGGAGGTCGAAAAGGCCGAAGCACCAGCCACAAGCGACAGCCCGGTGGCGGGCAAGACGTTGGTCTTTACCGGCACGTTGGAAAAGATGACGCGGGCCGAGGCCAAGGCGCGTGCCGAGTCTCTGGGCGCGAAGGTGTCAGGATCGGTCAGTGCCAAGACGGACCTTTTGATTGCCGGGCCGGGGGCGGGCTCAAAAGCCAAGAAGGCTGAAAGTCTTGGAGTTGAAACGATCGATGAGGACGCCTGGATCGCGTTGATCGAGGGGTTATGA
- a CDS encoding response regulator transcription factor, with protein sequence MRVLLVEDDPTTSKSIEMMLTHANLNVYTTDLGEEGIDLAKLYDYDLILLDLGLPDMNGHEVLRQLRMARIDTPILILSGADDTENKLKGFGFGADDYLTKPFHREELVARIHAIIRRSKGHSQSIIKTGKINVNLDAKTVDAGGKTVHLTGKEYQMFELLSLRKGTTLTKEMFLNHLYGGMDEPELKIIDVFICKLRKKLATATDGENYIETVWGRGYVLRDPEPSQIEDAPAMAVGA encoded by the coding sequence ATGCGTGTGCTGCTGGTGGAAGACGACCCGACGACCTCGAAGAGCATCGAGATGATGCTGACCCATGCCAATCTGAACGTCTATACGACGGATCTGGGGGAAGAGGGGATCGATCTCGCCAAGCTTTACGATTACGATTTGATCCTTCTGGACCTTGGCCTGCCCGACATGAATGGGCATGAGGTGCTTCGTCAACTGCGCATGGCGCGGATCGATACGCCAATTTTGATCCTGTCGGGTGCCGATGATACCGAAAACAAGCTCAAGGGGTTTGGCTTTGGTGCCGATGACTACCTGACCAAGCCGTTTCACCGCGAAGAACTGGTGGCGCGAATCCATGCGATCATCCGGCGCTCAAAAGGGCATTCGCAATCGATCATCAAGACCGGCAAGATCAACGTCAATCTCGATGCCAAGACGGTGGATGCGGGCGGCAAGACGGTGCATCTGACGGGTAAGGAATACCAGATGTTCGAGTTGTTGAGCCTGCGCAAGGGCACGACCCTGACCAAGGAGATGTTTCTGAACCATCTCTATGGCGGCATGGACGAGCCGGAATTGAAGATTATCGACGTGTTTATCTGCAAACTGCGCAAGAAACTGGCGACGGCCACAGATGGCGAAAACTATATCGAAACCGTCTGGGGTCGCGGCTATGTGCTGCGCGATCCTGAGCCGTCGCAAATTGAGGATGCACCGGCGATGGCGGTCGGCGCCTGA
- a CDS encoding DUF1153 domain-containing protein yields the protein MYLKKIEGSRAVTLPDGSIMTRADLPPNTTVRWVASRKAAVVRGVLYGLISQDEALERYGLSSDEFFEWISAVSMHGEEALKTTFLQKYRQP from the coding sequence ATGTATCTGAAGAAGATCGAGGGGTCGCGGGCCGTGACTTTGCCGGATGGGTCGATCATGACGCGCGCCGATCTACCGCCCAATACAACCGTGCGTTGGGTGGCCAGCCGCAAAGCCGCGGTCGTGCGCGGTGTTCTCTACGGATTGATCTCGCAAGATGAGGCGCTTGAGCGTTACGGCCTCAGCAGTGATGAGTTTTTCGAATGGATTTCAGCAGTTAGCATGCATGGGGAAGAAGCGCTCAAGACCACATTCTTACAAAAATATAGACAACCCTAG